A region of Pan troglodytes isolate AG18354 chromosome 23, NHGRI_mPanTro3-v2.0_pri, whole genome shotgun sequence DNA encodes the following proteins:
- the PRR5 gene encoding proline-rich protein 5 isoform X4, translating to MVILRDKIRFYEGQKLLDSLAETWDFFFSDVLPMLQAIFYPVQGKEPSVRQLALLHFRNAITLSVKLEDALARAHARVPPAIVQMLLVLQGVHESRGVTEDYLRLETLVQKVVSPYLGTYGLHSSEGPFTHSCILEKRLLRRSRSGDVLAKNPVVRSKSYNTPLLNPVQEHEAEGAAAGGTSIRRHSVSEMTSCPEPQGFSDPPGQGPTGTFRSSPAPHSGPCPSRLYPTTQPPEQGLDPTRSSLPRSSPENLVDQILESVDSDSEGIFIDFGRGRGSGMSDLEGSGGRQSVV from the exons GACAGAAGCTGCTGGACTCACTGGCAGAGACCTGGGACTTCTTCTTCAGTGACGTGCTGCCCATGCTGCAGGCCATCTTCTACCCGGTGCAG GGCAAGGAGCCATCGGTGCGCCAGCTGGCCCTGCTGCACTTCCGGAATGCCATCACCCTCAGTGTGAAGCTAGAGGATGCGCTGGCCCGGGCCCACGCCCGCGTGCCCCCTGCCATCGTGCAGATGCTGCTGGTGCTGCAG GGGGTACATGAGTCCAGGGGCGTGACTGAGGACTACCTGCGCCTGGAGACGCTGGTCCAGAAGGTGGTGTCGCCATACCTGGGCACCTACGGCCTCCACTCCAGCGAGGGGCCCTTCACCCATTCCTGCATCCTGG AAAAGCGCCTCCTCCGCCGCTCCCGCTCAGGGGACGTGCTGGCCAAGAACCCCGTGGTGCGCTCCAAGAGCTACAACACGCCTCTGCTGAACCCCGTGCAGGAGCACGAGGCGGAGGGCGCGGCGGCCGGCGGCACCAGCATCCGCAGGCACTCTGTGTCGGAGATGACGTCCTGCCCCGAGCCTCAGGGCTTCTCCGACCCGCCCGGCCAGGGCCCCACCGGGACCTTCAGGTCCTCCCCGGCGCCCCACTCAGGGCCCTGCCCCAGCAGACTGTACCCCACGACCCAGCCCCCTGAGCAGGGCTTGGATCCCACCCGCAGCTCCCTGCCCCGCTCCAGCCCGGAGAACCTGGTGGACCAGATCCTGGAGTCCGTGGACTCGGATTCTGAAGGGATTTTCATTGACTTTGGCCGGGGCCGGGGCTCTGGCATGTCCGACTTGGAGGGCTCTGGGGGCCGGCAGAGTGTCGTGTGA
- the PRR5 gene encoding proline-rich protein 5 isoform X3, protein MILLSVPLPCHVMDGQLFGAQLGPQCPASAPAQRQKLLDSLAETWDFFFSDVLPMLQAIFYPVQGKEPSVRQLALLHFRNAITLSVKLEDALARAHARVPPAIVQMLLVLQGVHESRGVTEDYLRLETLVQKVVSPYLGTYGLHSSEGPFTHSCILEKRLLRRSRSGDVLAKNPVVRSKSYNTPLLNPVQEHEAEGAAAGGTSIRRHSVSEMTSCPEPQGFSDPPGQGPTGTFRSSPAPHSGPCPSRLYPTTQPPEQGLDPTRSSLPRSSPENLVDQILESVDSDSEGIFIDFGRGRGSGMSDLEGSGGRQSVV, encoded by the exons ATGATCCTGCTCAGTGTCCCACTTCCCTGTCATGTGATGGATGGGCAGCTGTTTGGGGCTCAGCTGGGTCCCCAGTGCCCAGCATCAGCGCCAGCACAGA GACAGAAGCTGCTGGACTCACTGGCAGAGACCTGGGACTTCTTCTTCAGTGACGTGCTGCCCATGCTGCAGGCCATCTTCTACCCGGTGCAG GGCAAGGAGCCATCGGTGCGCCAGCTGGCCCTGCTGCACTTCCGGAATGCCATCACCCTCAGTGTGAAGCTAGAGGATGCGCTGGCCCGGGCCCACGCCCGCGTGCCCCCTGCCATCGTGCAGATGCTGCTGGTGCTGCAG GGGGTACATGAGTCCAGGGGCGTGACTGAGGACTACCTGCGCCTGGAGACGCTGGTCCAGAAGGTGGTGTCGCCATACCTGGGCACCTACGGCCTCCACTCCAGCGAGGGGCCCTTCACCCATTCCTGCATCCTGG AAAAGCGCCTCCTCCGCCGCTCCCGCTCAGGGGACGTGCTGGCCAAGAACCCCGTGGTGCGCTCCAAGAGCTACAACACGCCTCTGCTGAACCCCGTGCAGGAGCACGAGGCGGAGGGCGCGGCGGCCGGCGGCACCAGCATCCGCAGGCACTCTGTGTCGGAGATGACGTCCTGCCCCGAGCCTCAGGGCTTCTCCGACCCGCCCGGCCAGGGCCCCACCGGGACCTTCAGGTCCTCCCCGGCGCCCCACTCAGGGCCCTGCCCCAGCAGACTGTACCCCACGACCCAGCCCCCTGAGCAGGGCTTGGATCCCACCCGCAGCTCCCTGCCCCGCTCCAGCCCGGAGAACCTGGTGGACCAGATCCTGGAGTCCGTGGACTCGGATTCTGAAGGGATTTTCATTGACTTTGGCCGGGGCCGGGGCTCTGGCATGTCCGACTTGGAGGGCTCTGGGGGCCGGCAGAGTGTCGTGTGA